CCAGCCAATCCGGCCCGTACGGCCGCCTCTTTTAATTCCTGTTTCAATATTTCCTGCATATGTTCCAATGCGTTCATAATTCTTTTGATCCCTCCGTCCAACGGATATCCAACTGGTATAGGCCCATCACTTCTTCACCCGTGCTCAGATGAAAAGAAAACCGGATGTGACCGTCTTCGCGGACATAATCCACCGTTTCCACTTTCAACTCCGACGTGCCTCCCATTGCTTCAATCACACTGTAGGTGGTTGTCCCGGGCCGATAAGTTGTCCGATAAGAAATCATCCCTTGCCGGATTACCATCACTTCTTCCGGCCCGGCTTTGACTGTCGTTCGGACTTGATCGGACTCTCCCATATTTTCTACATAACGGAGAATCCAGATGTCTCCTTTTTG
This sequence is a window from Desmospora activa DSM 45169. Protein-coding genes within it:
- a CDS encoding DUF1934 domain-containing protein, which produces MLEYRRKGAVDVSTIRLEISSHIHSGDNGKQESIDQQLDGRLEQKGDIWILRYVENMGESDQVRTTVKAGPEEVMVIRQGMISYRTTYRPGTTTYSVIEAMGGTSELKVETVDYVREDGHIRFSFHLSTGEEVMGLYQLDIRWTEGSKEL